In Rhinoderma darwinii isolate aRhiDar2 chromosome 9, aRhiDar2.hap1, whole genome shotgun sequence, the following are encoded in one genomic region:
- the LOC142660289 gene encoding uncharacterized protein LOC142660289, whose product MPRQMDVGKLIRLVQERPEVWNTHAESYHDRTLKEAAWEQIAEALFEQEWADSRTRDRLQIVDDVKRRWRSSRDQFRREHGSGARSGDGGPQKRRYMYYDQLLFLREIMDMRPTSDTLDASEEEARPQCSQASQSAAPLVALTPEATREDPGPVASAPEAGQPDQVAPRQAAPRRRRPGNPPAAAQVDARVLEYLRRAADEDQHDFFCRSMAPLMRRVPEDRLVRLQINMLSLIDCATPPLSPGRCFTSLEHWRSVYMPSARAHVPRPSQPAPVFSQMAQYPPAPRYLSPAPMPGPVHHFPQYSIPGPSLQAHMQPQGYHPQYQPQYAVQEQAPQGRGQQSGAERSGYSSPTHAYQNL is encoded by the exons ATGCCTCGGCAGATGGATGTTGGGAAGCTCATTAGGTTAGTTCAGGAGCGGccggaggtctggaacacccatgcggagtcgtaccatgaccgcacattgaaggaggcagcatgggagcagatagcagaggcgctatttgagcaggagtgggccgacagccgcacccgtgaccggctacaaattg tggacgatgtaaagagacggtggcgcagCTCGAGGGACCAGTTCCGTCGAGAACATGGATCCGGCGCCCGTAGCGGAGATGGTGGTCCCCAAAAACGGCGCTACATGTACTACGAccagctgttgttcctgcgggaaataatggacatgcgacc aactagcgacactctggatgcttcagaagaggaggcacggcccCAGTGTAGCCAGGCGTCCCAATCCGCTGCTCCCCTGGTCGCCCTCACCCCGGAGGCCACTAGAGAGGATCCTGgtccagtcgcctcagcgcctgaagcaggacaaccggaccaagtggcacctagacaagcagcaccccgccgcagacgtCCTGGTAACCCACCCGCAGCTGCACAGGTGGACGCCCGTGTTCTTGAGTACCTGCGCCGTGCAGCCGATGAGGACCAGCATGATTTTTTTTGCCGGAGCATggcacctttgatgcggcgggtacCAGAGGATAGGTTGGTGCGGCTGCAAATAAATATGCTGTCGCTAATCGACTGTGCGACACCCCCGCTAAGTCCAGGCCGGTGCTTTACTTCTCTGGAGCACTGGCGTAGTGTATATATGCCCTCAGCGCGTGCCCATGTGCCAAggccctcccaacctgcccccgtcttctcgcagatggcgcaataccctcctgccccaagatacctctcccctgccCCAATGCCTGGGCCAGTCCATCACTTTCCTCAATACTCCATACCTGGGCCAAGTTTACAGGCTCACATGCAGCCTCAGGGTTACCACCCGCAGTATCAACCCCAATATGCTGTGCAGGAACAGGCTCCTCAGGGCCGGGGACAGCAGAGTGGTGCGGAACGGTCGGGTTACAGCTCGCCGACCCATGCCTATCAGAATCTTTAG